The window AGCTTTTTGTGCTAGaaggcacaatgaaatattttattattaacagtAAACAGGGATGGAATCCAAAATAATGGGTGTAGCAATGTACTTTATCTTCTAAAACCAGTACATTTGGTTTAAGTgtacttaaatgattttatttactttttgcttttgttgacattttaTTGCACTTCATACAGAATCCAGAATATGGATAGAATTCTATTGAATATTGAATTCATCTTTAACACATAATTGATTTGAAAGTAATTTTGAGTTCTTCATGGATTAAATAAGTAAATAGGTTTCTTGTCAAGTGAGCTTCTAGTGTTGcttgtttacttttttttattctaaACACTCATGGATCCCCTATACTTTCTAGTAATGTCTAATAACgaaatcaaacacaaaaatttaaaagttgATTAATTATACACAAATGTGCATAATAACGCATTAGACACATTTGTGCAAACTATGTAGTTTATACGCAAAAAATTAATCTATTGACCACTGAATCTAGAGTTTCTGATTTTCGAAAGTCTGTGCCTACACCCGATATTTTTTGCTATTCTATATTATACGAGTAGATTACATTAACATCTGTCACCTAATTCCAAGTATGTCCTACAAAAAATTCAGCGCAAGTGTATATTGCTGTGTGAAATTAGCACAGTGACTACCTCTTTTTGGATAATCACAAGATCTAATCTTGTGACATGCATTCTTATAGTCTATGGACCTAAATCAACTGTGAAAATTGCTTTGTCTATAGCTTTTTAATACCGctgataatggttttatattatttaGTTGCTGAATTATTTTTTTTCAGAATCACTGGAATTAATAGAACTATGATCTCAAGTAATGCCCTATAATCAATTACTTCGAGTGAATTTGAAAAGGTGACAGACAGATATCGATAAAAGTATGGGAAATCACTTTTCTCATTCAAACAATAAAAGACGTTataaaatagaaacagaaataGATTTAGATGAAGATAACCCTTGTACTATAGAGGATTTGAAAAAAAACGGTACGGTATCCAATACGAACAATAGGATGTGTTGAAAGTAATCTAATTGTCTTGTTAGGAAAAACCAGTGGCGAATTTCTAAGCTGGGGGAATGGAGAAAGAGGTGCACTTGGTTTTGGAAATTTAAAAGATAGCTTTTATCCCAGAGTAGTCAAGGGAATTACCATTAAAAGGGTAAAATACATTCATGCTGCAAAGTACCATTCTGTATTTACTACTTTCGATGGCCGAGTGTTTAGTCACGGATGGAACAACTATGGCCAATGTGGAATTGGAAAAAGTGGAATGATAGTTTCAACGCCTACTGAGATTGTAGCCTTAAAAGGAAAAGGGGTTATATATGTGGCTAGCGGCGTATTTCACTCTCACTTCTATACTGTAAATCACGTATTGTATAGCAGTGGAAATAATGCCTTTGGACAAATTGGAAACAATACTTTAAAGATCTGCTATCGTACTCCGAAAAAAACAATATTGCCATTTTCTACTAAAGTGGAAAGAATTAAGCTGCTAGAATGTGGGTATTTTCATAGTATCTTAGTAACTACTAACCAAAATGTATATGCATGGGGAAGAAATAGTCACTCGCAATTGGGTCTTGCAAAAAAAGATTATGTATATGCACCGCGCCTGGTAAAAGAACTTTCACAGTTGAATATCGTTCAATTGGCCTGTGGATCCGATCACACGGTGTTTTTGAATTCACTGGGCGAAGTGTATCAAATCGGTTCTAACGTGGAAAGACAATTTGGATCATTTTGTTCAAACAATTACTCTAAGGTGCCCATTCAAATTAGAATACAGAACCAGATGATCGTTCGTATAGTCTCTAGCAATAATTATACATGTGCGCTATCACAGCAAGGAAGACTTTGGTATTGGGGCACACCATATTTATCAAGTGGAGGTACCTCCTATGACAATAACGAATTGCCAGAATCGCCTAAAATTATATGGAAGAGTAATTATGAGGAGAATAATCACGAGGAAGTCCGTATGATTAAATGTGGAGCATATCATATGCATTTATTGACGCGGAACGGTAAATTATATACGCTAGAATTTTATAAACAAGGTGCACCTAACCCATATAATCTTAATGCAAGTTTATTTGAATCAATTCCACATAATACGACAAGGGGGCAAATAGATCAAACAGAAAAGAAAAGTACATGGTTTTCAATTAACGTCGGTAAGATGGTTCAAGCTATAACAGCAGGAAGTTTTCACTCTCATATTTTGCTTTATTGCATAGAATTTCATATCAACTTTGCAAAGCTGTATTTTAATCCAGAAGATTATTACGCAGACTATTACATTGAGACCGATTCTAAAATACGCTACCCTGTGCATCGCTTTTTTTTCAAGGTAAGGTGTCCATCACTGCTCAGCGAAGACAAACAAAATATAATCAGAAATGCAAATCCGAGACTCATCTCCATCTTATTTATGAATATATATGGCGGAGACTATATATTAGATGACTGTAGCtcagaagagctaaaagaattcCAAAATTTGTTATCAAGCATATCATTGTCTAATTCAGAGTTTCAAATTTCGCTGGCAATCCAGAAAAATTTGCGAAAAAACGATATAATGTATACAACAATAGACAAGAACATGCTTGATTATTACTACAATCAGTTCTCAGCTCAATTGAAGCAGATGTACgaagaaaaatatgaaacagacTTTTACTTGGTTTCGCAGGATGGAGTCCGGTTGCCGGTCCATCGCGCAATTATGGCTGCCAGATGTCCTTTTTACGATTCGTTATTTAAGTCAGGCATGATAGAGAGTATTACAGGAGAACATCATATAGACGCAAGTGGTTTAGTCGTCGATCATTTTGCAAAATTTTGCTATTATGAATTTTTAGATTTTACGCCGGAGTCAGCCAAGTGGTTATTGGAAAATCACGAAATGATGTTTGTAGATTCTCATCAAAAAAAATTACACAATCAGTGTTTACAAGTACTTGAAAATTCGAACAAGCAAAACCGAAGCGTATTTAGGGACTGTATAAGGAATGCAGACATAGGCGTAGAAGACTTGCAAACTCAACAAAGCAATATAAGGCAGCAGTTAATTATATCGTAAAAAATTACATTTGTTATAGACAGACGGTAAATTGGTTAATTTTTTGTAAAGCATAGAGATATGTGAAAATATGCTCTAAAATATCGGTCGCAAAGATTATTTTGATTAGATTTATTTCCTTCGATGGTCATTCTCAATGGTTTTAAAACAGATTTCAGATGAAAAATCAAATTGACCGCACTCAACCATGCATAGAAATAATACTTTTTAGTCAGCCAAATATTGCTTTGAAATTAAGGGAAGTATAAAATTCGCTTCTTCTGTAAAATTGTATAGattcagaactaaaataaaaaatttttaaagtCAATTGACTTAAGACCTCTATATCATATTTTTCTTTGCAGTACAGTTTTGGGCCCCTTTGATCCCTTGGATTTCAAGGCTACAAGGTTTTTGCAGATCTCGAATTTGAATAAGAGATAGTTTATCTGTTCTAATCctataagaaaagaaaaatacttaacctttattttcaaagaaacaaagTACCACCTGTTTCGAGTTAAAGATGCGGTTTCAACCTCTTAGACAATACACTTTTAGTTCTGTAGATTGAAAAATTTTTTATTAATCGGTTTTTACTATCCTTTATCATCTGCACGTCACCCCGTTAAGCATCCATTGTGAAGCATGCTTGATAGTTGTACGCTCTAAGCTCCCTTAGCATTTTATTTCTAATAAATAATCTATTGACGACCTGTTTTACAGCTCGTATCCGCGTCGTTCTCCTTGACATCGAGGGCACTGTCACCCCCATTGCCTTTGTCCACAAAATACTTTTCTCGTATTTTCGGAAGCATGTACTCGAATACCTCAAAACGCAACTCGATTCAGCAGACAAAGAAACCCAAGCTGATgttttagaaattttgaatattccactAATTAATACAGATGAAGCGGGCATCTCATGTCCTCAGAACCTTGACATAACTCTCTCTGAAAACAGAAGCACTATCATAGATATCGCGATGTCTAGGATATCGATTATGATGGACGAGAACAGAAAAGACTCATCATTAAAACGATTACAAGGTCGTGTATGGAAAAAAGGGTTTGAATCAAGAGAATTGGTGAGCGAGGTCTACCCAGATGTATTGAGAGCATTCGATCGATGGAAAGCCTCCCAAACGCCGATATTTATTTATTCGTCGGGGAGCATCAATGCTCAAAAACTTTTATTTGAACACACGAAAAACGGCAGTCTATTGCCCTACATAGCCGGACACTTTGACACAAGCATTGGACACAAACTCTGTGTTGCGAGCTACCAAACAATATGGGAGTCGATAAGAGGGCAGTTAGAACAAAGGTTTCCGAAGTTGGCAGAAAATGAAGTTTTGTTTGGTACTGACAACATAAAAGAAGCCCAATCTGCAAAGGAAGCAGGTATGAGCGTATTTTTATCAATAAGAGAAGGAAATGAACCAGTTCCATCCAATCATGGATTTGAAGAAGTCGACAATTTTGACAGGCTGTGGGAACTGTATAATTTTGATAAAAATTGAGGACATATTGATTCCTCTTGCTTTGTATAGGCAGAGAAAAAGAGGATGAGTATGCACATATGCAGAAGTAAAACAGATCTCCGAATATGACATACgatgaggtaagtatgttgtatGATGCTTTGTTGTACTGCACACATCTAGTACATGCTTTATAGTAGATATGGTGTTACGCGTATCTTTTTCCTCATCCGAGTTGAGCCTTCTAAAACCTGTCATTTAATTCGTGAATATCTGGGGATAACTCCTCGATTGCAGCATACTTTGGACCAGACAAAGCCGACTAAATTACCAGGTGAGTAACATTTCTCTTTGTACAAATTACGCCTGCAGATCGAATTAGTGTATCTATACAAAAAATGTGTGCAGCGTACTAGAACATTATAGTTTCCAAATGAACGACGGCCAATGCCACCGACAAATGTTGTCGAATCTTCGATAGAGACAACCCTGGAATTGAGAGAAAAATGAGAATGAAAAAACGCCCATTTATAAATTCTCTCTATCATGTGCATATTCATCAACTAAGTGTGTTTGATAACGTACATTTCATCGCTGACAGAGGACCACTCTTCGGCATTTTCGTTCTCTTGTTCTGGaagtaaacttttttcttttttttcctggacTCTTTGCATAAACTTGTTAACCATTAGCGACAAAAGGTTAGACAAAACGCAATACTGCGATAGGAAAGCAAAAACAGAGAAAATTCCTTTCACAAAGTGTCCTTTCTCATATACCTTCATCTTGCTCAAATTGGAAGAAGGTGTAATGGATTTTTTGGCGTCCAGCCTTGATTTTGAAGGTTCTCCGATCATCTGTGCCAGTCTTATAAATAGCGAAATTTATGCTCTAAGCACtgcttaaaaaaaaacaaatttccgtAAAAAGGAATAGCAATTTTTCTCTGTCCAGATGCTTTTTATTGAAAGAGTACTACTGTTTCAACAAATCAACTTCAGTGAGAGTGTGCCTAATCTCGTTCAGATGTGAGTTCTGATACTCTTTGTCACAGGTTTTCATTCATACACCTGCCTTCCTTCCCGGAACAGTTTGTACCATTTTAGTTGCCCACCTGCTTCACCATGAATATCTCTACGTACCTTTCCAGGCTTCCAAAAAGTACCCGTGAGGAGCTCCTCAAACAGCCACATTGCTGCCTGgcactttttaaaaatttaagcGAGCAAGATCGCCTCCTCGTACTACATCTTATGGTCTCTCCCCTCCCGTATTCTACCCTCTGTTCAAGTCCCGATAAATTATCGCCGAATTTATATCTACCGCCGACAAAGGAGAAGGCAGACATCGCATTTCCCGCAATTTCTATCTCAAACACTGAAAAGGATTTTTgctcaatgaaggaaaaaaatgaaTTCAAAGTTGCTCAAGACAATTTCGTCCTCGTAGAGCTTCAAATAATAACGCCACTGTCGAATAACAACTTGCTTGTTATTGAGAATGGCTATGTCTCTCTAGAAGAAATTTTTCGCGTAACGCTGTAtcgagcttttcaaactgttccaattAAACCTGTAGTTTTAGACAGTAAGATACAGAAATCATATGTTGACTCACCGACACTTTTGGAATATTGTAAGAGTAAGTGGGAGTATATTATTATGCCGCTAGTGGAGCTTGCCTTACCCGATAATAAATTCTTTCAGATATTCGGAAAAGCAAACCGATCAACAAAATTAGATAAAAAGCTCTACCAGTTATATAGAGATTCTAAGCTGATAGACGATTCTGGTACCTCTCAACTGTCTCTTGTAACAAGCGGGTATAAATTTTTGCTGTCCGATATTTCGTCGCAGCTATGGCTACTCTTGTCTAATTGGATTTCTAATCACATCGATGTATCTATTCAGGCTAAAATCGTCGACTTTCTTATATACCTATCCACAGTCTTGTCTCAAAGTGTGGTCTATTCCGTTAACCAATTCTCAACTCAGCAGCAACAGTTTTTGCAAGACTTGGAATTTTTTGGTTTTGTTTACTTTTTAAAAACGGATGACCAGCTGACACATTTTTGTACAACACCACTTTGTACTCAGATCTTTGAAGAGTCAAGCAAACAAGATAGAAATGTCTCAGACTTCGGAAACTGGTTAGGAGGAATTCTAGTCGAGTCGAATTTCTATTTATACGCATATACAGATTCTCTAGCCGTAATTGCATCTATAGCTCTTTTCGCTGAAATTTTGCATAGACTTCCAAACCTTTGTACTGCTAAAATTACGAGAAAAAGTGTCAATTCCGCGTTTAAACTCGGTATTCATGCTAAGCATATTATTGATTACCTTTATATGAATAGACGCACTGTCTCTTCAGATCAATTGGTTGGattacaagcaacagaaaatgagtTGTCACTGACGTTTCCCGGATCAGGGACTAGTTTGCATGAGGACGAGGAACTAAAACAAATGTTTTTGGGATCTGACCGCAGCTCCCGGGTGACACAGCAAGTTGAAGAGCAATTGTTATTTTGGGAAGAAGAGCGGTTTCGGTTTGAATGGCATTACGCTATT of the Schistocerca gregaria isolate iqSchGreg1 unplaced genomic scaffold, iqSchGreg1.2 ptg000673l, whole genome shotgun sequence genome contains:
- the LOC126318611 gene encoding uncharacterized protein LOC126318611; protein product: MGNHFSHSNNKRRYKIETEIDLDEDNPCTIEDLKKNGKTSGEFLSWGNGERGALGFGNLKDSFYPRVVKGITIKRVKYIHAAKYHSVFTTFDGRVFSHGWNNYGQCGIGKSGMIVSTPTEIVALKGKGVIYVASGVFHSHFYTVNHVLYSSGNNAFGQIGNNTLKICYRTPKKTILPFSTKVERIKLLECGYFHSILVTTNQNVYAWGRNSHSQLGLAKKDYVYAPRLVKELSQLNIVQLACGSDHTVFLNSLGEVYQIGSNVERQFGSFCSNNYSKVPIQIRIQNQMIVRIVSSNNYTCALSQQGRLWYWGTPYLSSGGTSYDNNELPESPKIIWKSNYEENNHEEVRMIKCGAYHMHLLTRNGKLYTLEFYKQGAPNPYNLNASLFESIPHNTTRGQIDQTEKKSTWFSINVGKMVQAITAGSFHSHILLYCIEFHINFAKLYFNPEDYYADYYIETDSKIRYPVHRFFFKVRCPSLLSEDKQNIIRNANPRLISILFMNIYGGDYILDDCSSEELKEFQNLLSSISLSNSEFQISLAIQKNLRKNDIMYTTIDKNMLDYYYNQFSAQLKQMYEEKYETDFYLVSQDGVRLPVHRAIMAARCPFYDSLFKSGMIESITGEHHIDASGLVVDHFAKFCYYEFLDFTPESAKWLLENHEMMFVDSHQKKLHNQCLQVLENSNKQNRSVFRDCIRNADIGVEDLQTQQSNIRQQLIIS
- the LOC126318652 gene encoding enolase-phosphatase E1-like — translated: MLDSSRIRVVLLDIEGTVTPIAFVHKILFSYFRKHVLEYLKTQLDSADKETQADVLEILNIPLINTDEAGISCPQNLDITLSENRSTIIDIAMSRISIMMDENRKDSSLKRLQGRVWKKGFESRELVSEVYPDVLRAFDRWKASQTPIFIYSSGSINAQKLLFEHTKNGSLLPYIAGHFDTSIGHKLCVASYQTIWESIRGQLEQRFPKLAENEVLFGTDNIKEAQSAKEAGMSVFLSIREGNEPVPSNHGFEEVDNFDRLWELYNFDKN